In the Breoghania sp. genome, CCGCCGCCGTTGAGATCGAGCGCGCCAGTTCTCCCGCCACATGTTCCAGCATGTCATCCCGTCCGCTCATCGTTTTCAGGACTTGCTGGGCTTGCGGGGTGGACCATTGCACCCGGCCCGAGGGGGCCACCGCCAGCAGGTGACGCCCGGCAGCGTCCAGCGCGATGCGGGCATTCTGCACTGAGCGGGCATTCGCCAGATGCACCCGGATGCGGGCCTGCAATTCATCGATGTCGATGGGCTTGGTGAGATAGTCCACGCCGCCCGATTCAAGCGCGTGGACAACGTGTTCCGTTTCCGTCAGGCCGGTCATGAAGATCACGGGCACATGGGCGAGCGCGCTGTCGGCCTTGATGTTCCGGCAGGTCTCGAAACCGTCCATCCCCGGCATCACCGCATCCATCAGCACCATGTCCGGGGTGACGCGGCTCGCGATGGAAAGCGCCGCCTCGCCGCTGGTGGCGACCAGAACCGTCACGCCCGCCTTTTCCAGCGCGCTCGTCAGAAAGCCCAGCGTGTCGGGGGAATCATCGACGACCAGTACGATGTCGCGCTGGTCGGTTGCGTTACTCGACATGGTCCAGCCCCTCCAGCGTTTGCGCGTAGCCGGCAAAGTCAAAGACCTGCAAATGGCTGCGCAGCGTTTCAACGATCATCCGGTTCTCAGGCACTTGCGCCAGTTCATCCAGCTTTGCCTCGATCCCGCGCACATAGCCGATCTCGCCAAGGTTGATCAGATCGCGCACTGTTCGCGCGCTGAGCTTCACATGCTTCCTCTCAGCCCCGCCATCTCCGGTCGGTTTCGCGGGTCCGTTCCCGGTCGCGCGTACATTTTCCTCGGCCAGTTGGTCGGCGTCGAGCCACGCGATATCGAGGTGCTTGCCGAGCTTTTCCAGCAACTGGCGGATATCGAAGGGTTTGGCAAGCGTATCGTCGTGGCGCGCCGTCTCGTCGATTGTCGTCGCCCCGTCTCCGATATTGGCCGACAGCATGATGGCGGGCGCGGAATGGCCGAGTGCGCGCAGGCGGGCAAGCAGATCCCAGCCGGTCATGCCGGGCATGGAGATGTCGAGCAGGAAGCCATCCGGGGTCAAACCGTCAACCAGCGCCAGCGCCATCGGCCCGTCTTCGGCCGTGAGCACGGTGAAGCCCAGCGGGTGAAGGATCTCGCGCATCAGCTCACGGTGATCGGCATTGTCATCGACCACAACGACCGTGCGTCTCCTTCCCGCATAACCGGCGATGGGCCGGTCTGCAGGTTTCACGGGAGAGGCCACGGCGGCCAGCATCAGGCGGACGCGAAAGACCGAGCCCTTGCCGCGTTCGCTTTCAAGCGCGATGTCGCCGCCCAGCGTTTCCGACAGGAGCTTGGTGATGGTGAGACCGAGGCCGAGGCCCGGCGTCAGGGATTTCGCGTCTTCCTCGCCGCGCCCGAAGGGTTCGAAGATCTTGGCCTGATCGGCCTCGCTGACGCCGCGCCCGGTGTCGCGCACGGTGAAGGTGGCGACCTGTGAGCGATAATCGACATCGAGCGCGATGCTGCCGGTTGCCGTGAACTTGATGGCGTTGGAGAGCAGATTGACGAGGATCTGGCGCAGCCGCTTTTCATCCGTGCGCACGAAGGCGGGCAGGTTGGGCGCGCGGGTGTAGTGAAAGGCGAGTTGCTTGGCGGCCGCCTGCGGGCGGAACATGTCCACGATCTGGTCGAGAAAATCGTGAATGTTGATTTCGTTGGAATAGACCCGAAGCCGCCCGGCCTCGATGCGGGAAATATCGAGAAGGCCGTCGATGAGGCCGGAAAGATGTTCCGCGGAGCGGCGGATCACCTTGAGCCCGGCATCCGTCTGGACGGGATTGTCGTCGGCGCGTTCCAGAACCTGCGCATAACCCAGAACGGCATTGAGTGGGGTGCGCAATTCATGGCTGAGACCGACCACGTAACGGCTCTTGGCGTTGTTGGCGGCCTCAGCCGTTTCCTTGGCCCGCTGCAGGGCGGCGTCGGTCTTGCGGTGGGCCTCGATTTCCTTGAGCAGCAGCGCGTTCTGGCGCAGGGATTCCTCCTCCGCCACATGGCGCGTGTCGTGGGCGAGCACGAGAAACCACGTTGCGATGCCGGTCACCAGCGCGAAGATGAAGAAGATCAGCGTCACGGTCTGGCCGACCAGCCCGGCCTCATCCGGCTGGCTTGCGACCGCCCGATGATAGATCACGAAGAGCAACAGGCCGATGGCGGCGATGGCGAGCGTGCAGGTGAGCGCATAACGGCCAAGCCGGGTCGCGAATTTCTGAAGCATCCAGGCCGGAAGCAGGCGGGCTGCGACGGAGCCGACCTGATGGGCCATCCGCGCCTGCGGCTTGCACAGGTCATGACAGCGCGCATCCAGCGAACAGCATAGCGAGCAGATGGGCTGTTGATAGGCCGGGCAATAGGCCATGTCTTCCGGCTCGAAGGCGTTTTCGCAGATCGAACAGGTAAGCGCATCGCGCGACTGCCAGTGGCGGCGGGGCTTGCGCGCCAGATAGAAACGTCCGCGCGTGACAAACGCGATCAGCGGGGCGGTGACATAGGCGATGGCCATCGCCATGAAGGTGGACAGGGCCGCCGCCGTCTCGCCGAAATGGCCGTAATGGGCAATGAGCGCGACGGTCGCCGCCAGCAGCATGGCGCCGGTGCCTACCGGATTGATGTCATGGAGATGGGCGCGCTTGAACTCGATGCCCGGCGGCGCGAGGCCCAGCGGCTTGTTGATGAAAAGGTCGGCTGAAATCGCGGAAAGCCAGGCCATGGCAATGATGGAAAAGACGCCGAGCGTTTCTTCCAGAAGCCGGTAGATGCCAAGTTCCATCAGGAGGAGCGCAATCGCCACGTTGAAGAGCAGCCAGACCACGCGGCCCGGATGGCTGTGGGTGAGGCGGGAGAAGAAATTCGACCAGGCGAGCGAGCCCGCATAGGCGTTCATGACGTTGATCTTGAGTTGCGAGATGACCACGAAACAGGCCATCAGCAACATGGCTGCGCTCGGCCATGGCAACATGTAGCCGAAGGCGACCGCATACATGCGCGAAGGCTCGGCTGCGTGATCGGCGGGAATGCCGGAGGCAAGGGCGAGGACTGCGAGGAAGGATCCCGCCAGCATTTTCGGCGCCCCGAGAACGACCCATCCCGGGCCTGCCAGAAAGCGCGCGATCCGATGGCGCTTGCTGGAAACGTCTGTCGCGGGGAGGAAGCGCAGGAAATCGACCTGTTCGCCGATCTGCGCCATCAG is a window encoding:
- a CDS encoding ATP-binding protein encodes the protein MSARQRILPVRREYNQWVANQTLEDYALRFTAKSARRFSSRRISQTAIGAISFLALEAIGGAITLSYGTVNAFAAIVVGSLVLLFVGIPIARYATRHGVDIDLLTRGAGFGYIGSTITSLIYASFTFILFAIEASIMSSALDYALGVPLWIGYIISAVAVIPLVTHGVTLISRFQIITQPFWIILNIAPFAFIAWADWGMFGQWLDFAGTKPHVPSGLGFAGLDLVQFGAASAVILALMAQIGEQVDFLRFLPATDVSSKRHRIARFLAGPGWVVLGAPKMLAGSFLAVLALASGIPADHAAEPSRMYAVAFGYMLPWPSAAMLLMACFVVISQLKINVMNAYAGSLAWSNFFSRLTHSHPGRVVWLLFNVAIALLLMELGIYRLLEETLGVFSIIAMAWLSAISADLFINKPLGLAPPGIEFKRAHLHDINPVGTGAMLLAATVALIAHYGHFGETAAALSTFMAMAIAYVTAPLIAFVTRGRFYLARKPRRHWQSRDALTCSICENAFEPEDMAYCPAYQQPICSLCCSLDARCHDLCKPQARMAHQVGSVAARLLPAWMLQKFATRLGRYALTCTLAIAAIGLLLFVIYHRAVASQPDEAGLVGQTVTLIFFIFALVTGIATWFLVLAHDTRHVAEEESLRQNALLLKEIEAHRKTDAALQRAKETAEAANNAKSRYVVGLSHELRTPLNAVLGYAQVLERADDNPVQTDAGLKVIRRSAEHLSGLIDGLLDISRIEAGRLRVYSNEINIHDFLDQIVDMFRPQAAAKQLAFHYTRAPNLPAFVRTDEKRLRQILVNLLSNAIKFTATGSIALDVDYRSQVATFTVRDTGRGVSEADQAKIFEPFGRGEEDAKSLTPGLGLGLTITKLLSETLGGDIALESERGKGSVFRVRLMLAAVASPVKPADRPIAGYAGRRRTVVVVDDNADHRELMREILHPLGFTVLTAEDGPMALALVDGLTPDGFLLDISMPGMTGWDLLARLRALGHSAPAIMLSANIGDGATTIDETARHDDTLAKPFDIRQLLEKLGKHLDIAWLDADQLAEENVRATGNGPAKPTGDGGAERKHVKLSARTVRDLINLGEIGYVRGIEAKLDELAQVPENRMIVETLRSHLQVFDFAGYAQTLEGLDHVE
- a CDS encoding response regulator transcription factor, translated to MSSNATDQRDIVLVVDDSPDTLGFLTSALEKAGVTVLVATSGEAALSIASRVTPDMVLMDAVMPGMDGFETCRNIKADSALAHVPVIFMTGLTETEHVVHALESGGVDYLTKPIDIDELQARIRVHLANARSVQNARIALDAAGRHLLAVAPSGRVQWSTPQAQQVLKTMSGRDDMLEHVAGELARSISTAAETAPGQSATLTLEIGNGAKIQLHHLGSIGADEYLFRLTTADHPNQDAILREHFSLTVREAEVLLWIAKGKSNRDIGDILGLSPRTVNKHLEQIYAKLGVENRASAAVRAAHVLHEL